Proteins encoded in a region of the Methylobacterium radiotolerans JCM 2831 genome:
- a CDS encoding ABC transporter permease, translating to MTDALPASGHFVDPAPFEPEARAESTVATASAWRLILRKFLRHRLAVASALILLALYATVPFVEQLAPYGQARRNGDFLYAPPQRVHLFHEGRFVGPFVYPYRAHLDLDTFRRDYKVDASAPQPLRFLCRGDGYDWLGLVHIDLHLVCPPENGTLFLLGTDKLGRDLFSRMIYGARISLTIGLVGVAISFALGLFFGGIAGYFGGIVDAGVQRLIEVVRSLPELPLWLALSAALPPNWSPLLIFFGITVILGLLDWPGLARAVRGKLLALREEDFVQAAELMGASPTRVIGRHLIPNFMSHLIASATLSIPTMILGETALSFLGLGLRPPVTSWGVLLNEAQNLAAVQLYPWLLLPVLPVLVTVLAFNFMGDGLRDAADPYH from the coding sequence CGAGAGCACGGTCGCCACGGCCTCCGCGTGGCGGCTCATCCTCCGGAAGTTCCTGCGCCACCGCCTCGCCGTGGCCTCGGCCCTGATCCTGCTCGCGCTCTACGCCACGGTACCGTTCGTCGAGCAGCTCGCGCCCTACGGGCAGGCCCGCCGCAACGGCGATTTCCTCTACGCGCCGCCGCAGCGCGTCCACCTGTTCCACGAGGGCCGCTTCGTCGGGCCGTTCGTCTACCCCTACCGGGCCCACCTGGACCTCGACACGTTCCGCCGGGACTACAAGGTGGACGCGTCCGCCCCGCAGCCACTGCGCTTCCTCTGCCGGGGCGACGGCTACGACTGGCTCGGGCTCGTCCACATCGATCTGCATCTCGTCTGCCCGCCGGAGAACGGCACGCTGTTCCTCCTCGGCACCGACAAGCTCGGGCGCGACCTGTTCTCGCGCATGATCTACGGGGCGCGGATCTCGCTCACCATCGGCCTCGTGGGCGTCGCCATCTCGTTCGCGCTGGGGCTCTTCTTCGGCGGCATCGCGGGCTATTTCGGCGGTATCGTCGATGCCGGGGTGCAGCGGCTGATCGAGGTGGTGCGCTCCCTGCCGGAGCTGCCGCTCTGGCTCGCCCTGTCGGCGGCGCTGCCGCCGAACTGGAGCCCGCTGCTGATCTTCTTCGGTATCACGGTGATCCTCGGCCTGCTCGACTGGCCAGGGCTGGCGCGGGCGGTGCGCGGCAAGCTCCTGGCCCTGCGCGAGGAGGATTTCGTCCAGGCCGCCGAGTTGATGGGCGCCTCGCCCACCCGTGTGATCGGCCGGCACCTGATCCCCAACTTCATGAGTCACCTGATCGCCTCGGCGACCCTGTCGATCCCGACCATGATCCTCGGCGAGACAGCCCTGTCATTCCTGGGCCTGGGCCTCAGACCGCCGGTGACCAGCTGGGGCGTGCTGCTCAACGAGGCGCAGAATCTCGCGGCGGTGCAGCTCTATCCCTGGCTGCTCCTGCCGGTCCTGCCCGTGCTGGTGACCGTGCTCGCGTTCAACTTCATGGGTGACGGTCTGCGCGACGCGGCGGATCCGTATCACTGA